Sequence from the Candidatus Binatia bacterium genome:
TTTTCCGGAGATCTGCGCGGATTCCACGGCTGGGGCCCCTTGGACAGGATGGCCCATCTTAATCGGGCGCCAGACCGAGCACCAAGCGAACGAGCCCGTTGAACACAGCCGTCACGTAGGCGAGGTCCAGGACGGCCCCGTCGCTGAGGCCAGCCCGGCGCAACTCCTGGATCCTGCTTCCCGTGATCGTGTGCGAGTGCAGCGTGACGTCCCTCGCAAAACGCAGGCACGCGTGCTCGACCTCGGGCAGGCTCGACGGCGATCCTTCGGCGGCGGCGATCACGTCGGCCGGGTTTTCCGACCTCTGACGCAGCCAGTCGCCGCAGCTCGCCGAGAAATAATCGCAGCCCGCAAGGCGCGAGACGACCAGGCCGATGCGGATCCAGCGGTCCCGCGGCATGACGGCCGCCGCCGTCCTTATGACGCGGAGCTGGGCGTCAAAGACCTCGGGACAGGCTTCGAGCAGGTCGAATCCGGGGGGCAGCGACGCGAAACCGAGCTGGTGCAGGAAAAGCTCGCGCAGCGAGGCCTGGTCGGCTTCCGGCGGCTCTCCCGGCAGCGACTTCTCGTCCATGTTCATGCTGAAGGACGCCAGACGGGCCAGCAGTCCGATGGCGCCGCGGCGCCCGGCCTCGAAGCGGCGAAGCGGCGCCGGGATCTCGGAGTCGACGCCCAGCGAATTGGCAAGGCGCGTCACGCTGTTGAAGGCGCCGATGACCGCGACGATCTCGATCCGCTCTTCGAGGATCGGCCACGCCTTTGCCAGCGCGGCGCGGTGGGCAGGTTTGATGCTGCGAGGATCGGTGGTCAGGCGGATCGCCAGTCGCAGCGCTTCGCGGGCCGGCTCG
This genomic interval carries:
- a CDS encoding carboxymuconolactone decarboxylase family protein; this translates as MAYIRHIAPSQAGGRLAQVYKEVRAEVPRVPNLLQVFSLRPETMEGVYRHWMALMWSRRISRQLKEMLAVCVSVAARCDYCADAHTIYLLASGMDGDRARDLKTHLADSDGLGEPAREALRLAIRLTTDPRSIKPAHRAALAKAWPILEERIEIVAVIGAFNSVTRLANSLGVDSEIPAPLRRFEAGRRGAIGLLARLASFSMNMDEKSLPGEPPEADQASLRELFLHQLGFASLPPGFDLLEACPEVFDAQLRVIRTAAAVMPRDRWIRIGLVVSRLAGCDYFSASCGDWLRQRSENPADVIAAAEGSPSSLPEVEHACLRFARDVTLHSHTITGSRIQELRRAGLSDGAVLDLAYVTAVFNGLVRLVLGLAPD